A section of the Hypomesus transpacificus isolate Combined female chromosome 1, fHypTra1, whole genome shotgun sequence genome encodes:
- the bod1l1 gene encoding biorientation of chromosomes in cell division protein 1-like 1 isoform X1, whose protein sequence is MAGLPPGDPQLVSMIVNHLKTQGLFDQFRRDCLADVDTKPAYLNLKQRVDNFVSNHLSNHTWSPHLNKNQLRNNIRQLVLQSGMLEQGVDRIVAQVVDPKINHTFRPQVERVVREFLSPGCYVEEPAALPVPDEEKLAHNLPEQASSSAPAGNAMSILDTITTLNQEASSWASSSGEKNRKGGLEEPMLDLEEGEQDMNVVEEGEEDQEETGEEDLMLLSDFHAMDVKKEDVELTDSERERLTEMKTEEEEVGTPELADEGKDKVDSKISGTPKEEGQTLDVDPLRSPSEKHHMKQKARERLKEEYSLEDSDLEGLSDITVSSVHTSDLSSFEEESDDELPPSDSSEDGEVSSDGDKEEKKQTCTDNEEDKERKPRRQAYVHKPFLYSRYYSDSDDEVTVEQRRRSAAKDKEERLLKRQQNRERMEEKRKQRAAQLEEQNKRRQETASLSLEGPRAKEARKERKVLEKKMALSRKRKRDSRKEGDTFIKKKGDSECEYAKKEEGKAGTSKSSQPKSIRKVSESASLDERRRRKSGSTSEDSADPRKAADRSRTHSFILDLEQGLEESLKQRSAGKFDRQSRKELHPRERKDKERSLSDERAKPKQKSEKRVEGDGEESQQKELKVSSDDKGEKKIKVKSDKRTLGMGREARASVSESVCEEGSHKDAKKGKGTAVDATKVDKEREKDKEKGKEKDKAKEKDKTKGEKASAKSDLRQLLRDSTGSSEERSDMEPGPDNIKRREKPPKDGLKRSRNHNEDVEKTRHVEKGKIRSEAKDGEKEKPKVEDGTQESQKSIKPSSEMEKDPRKSKEIESQSVKGKAMEKCRSKSKEDVKVPSSSKVDKKAPGTDVKSKGGAPAGKPDTLKDRKKDPGMKAHRRGSEEIPAERNEDKSAKKLEKKTKIPEKKGEPQDEAKGIKGDDKSDKSSTPPVSSPVLEVPEFSGTPPQPKDACTDSDPSAAIVTPSVPDDTYDALSDITPEPDDEDDAVKRLREVEPRLPASEADALLTLVDICTSEDARLVSVTDVAVAVQGDHREATAADEGQSLPELAFQDADLKMKEAALTLLSMDPESIVSSSVATQEAAALAPQQMETAPPGGGEWQDSVHVQEEVENATDVGSQQMDVPVAEPEGKDASTAEVTEMVLSNAQSLAELGQQKDVGPGEERTDHTNVSPDKPEESLSVDSGTPSMAAEKENDSNVEELTEEMVVEPMDPKIMMESENMNKDQEETLEEKEDPVAGKGLPPGPEVVREKRRGQPSKLEKQSSNASKSDGQEDEKESDLSEKEGRVTRKRKLSNQKTGMPKDSGEESKDQQSQEDPSPESVEEGDVEKAKEPQTRRRGRSSKAPVEEDDQPPEPGKIEETPTRRGRRSGAQAKETPAGSKTKEKKDEEKAGETLMEKPQEKEEKGKEKMEPKKPGRRGRPPKAQTQPAATENAERSESKETTDACKPSRKRKRSEGGEETSEETQPDEKEVPDGETQEQEEKLPQEQEDKSPQEQEENLPQEVKESQSEDQEERKHEGHSETKTDEGEQDKEKPKKKPVRRGRPSKGADVTQDDPEKKDKPDEKEGETKEEEEGEEEDEEGEGEEEEEGGTKRRTTTRLAARLEAERNKPSKPSTRASRLGGKEESAASTRGTRGQAVVTAAKGGRKREASPPALRTRGGQKSEEPPSKRAKR, encoded by the exons ATGGCTGGTTTACCACCAGGAGACCCGCAGCTGGTATCCATGATCGTCAACCATTTAAAAACTCAAGGTCTCTTCGACCAATTCAGAAGAGACTGCCTTGCAGATGTGGATACAAAG CCTGCCTACCTGAATTTAAAACAACGAGTGGACAACTTTGTTTCTAACCACCTCTCTAACCACACATGGAGTCCTCACTTGAACAAAAATCAACTGCGAAACAACATCAGGCAATTGGTCCTTCA GTCTGGAATGCTAGAGCAGGGAGTAGACAGGATAGTGGCACAGGTAGTGGATCCCAAAATCAACCATACCTTTAGGCCTCAGGTAGAAAGAGTGGTCCGGGAATTCCTGTCACCTGGTTGTTATGTCGAGGAACCAGCTGCCCTACCTGTACCCGATGAGGAGAAGCTTGCCCACAACCTACCTGAGCAAG CCTCTTCTTCTGCCCCTGCTGGAAATGCCATGTCCATCCTGGATACCATAACCACCCTTAACCAGGAAGCCAGCTCCTGGGCCAGTTCCAGTGGGGAGAAAAATCGCAAGGGGGGCTTGGAGGAGCCGATGCTGGATTTggaggagggggaacaggaCATGAATGTTGTTGAGGAAGGGGAAGAAGAccaagaggagacaggagaagaagatCTGATGCTTTTGTCAGATTTCCACGCTATGGATGTCAAAAAGGAGGATGTAGAGCTGACGGACTCAGAGAGGGAGCGATTGACTGAGATgaagactgaggaggaggaggttgggaCTCCTGAACTGGCAGACGAGGGTAAAGACAAAGTTGACAGCAAGATCTCAGGAACGCCCAAAGAAGAAGGGCAGACACTAGATGTTGATCCACTCAGATCTCCCAGTGAGAAACACCATATGAAACAAAAGGCCAGAGAGAGGCTTAAAGAAG aatACTCTTTGGAAGACTCTGACCTCGAAGGCCTCAGTGACATCACTGTCAGCTCCGTCCACACCAGTGACCTGTCTTCATTTGAGGAGGAGAGCGACGATGAGTTACCACCATCTGACTCCTCGGAGGATGGTGAAGTGTCGTCCGATG GTGACAAGGAAGAGAAAAAGCAGACCTGTACAGACAATGAGGAAGACAAGGAGCGTAAACCTCGTCGACAGGCATACGTCCACAAACCCTTCCTCTACTCGCGTTACTATAGCGACTCAGATGACGAAGTCACTGTGGAGCAGCGTCGGCGGTCGGCA GCGaaagacaaggaggagaggtTGCTCAAGAGACAACAGAATAGGGAGCGAATGGAGGAGAAGCGTAAACAGAGGGCGGCTCAACTGGAAGAACAGA ACAAGAGAAGGCAGGAGACGGCATCCCTCAGTCTGGAGGGACCCAGGGCCAAGGAAGCTCGCAAGGAAAGGAAGGTTCTGGAAAAGAAAATGGCCCTCAGTCGGAAGAGAAAACGGGACTCGAG GAAAGAAGGAGATACTTTCATCAAGAAGAAAGGAGATTCAGAGTGTGAATATGCCAAGAAGgaa GAAGGAAAGGCTGGGACTTCAAAGAGCTCGCAACCAAAGTCTATCAGAAAGGTTTCAGAGTCTGCATCATTAGACGAGAGGCGCAGAAGGAAGAGCGGTAGCACTTCGGAAGACTCCGCCGATCCGAGAAAGGCGGCCGACAGAAGTCGTACGCACTCCTTCATCCTGGACTTGGAGCAGGGCTTGGAAGAGTCGCTCAAGCAGCGCTCTGCGGGGAAGTTTGACCGTCAGTCTCGCAAAGAGCTGCACCCCAGAGAGCGCAAAGACAAGGAGCGCAGTCTCTCTGACGAGCGTGCCAAGCCCAAGCAGAAGTCAGAGAAGAGGGTTgaaggggatggggaggagtcTCAGCAGAAGGAGCTTAAAGTCTCCTCGGATGACAAAGGGGAGAAGAAGATCAAGGTCAAAAGTGACAAAAGAACTTTAGGGATGGGCAGGGAGGCTCGGGCGTCTGTGTCGGAGAGTGTCTGTGAGGAAGGCTCTCACAAAGACGCGAAAAAGGGGAAGGGGACTGCTGTAGACGCTACCAAAGTagacaaggagagggagaaagacaaagagaagggTAAGGAGAAAGACAAGGCCAAAGAGAAGGATAAGACGAAAGGAGAGAAGGCTTCCGCGAAAAGCGACTTGAGGCAGCTGCTCAGAGACTCGACTGGTTCGTCTGAGGAACGATCTGACATGGAGCCAGGACCTGACAATatcaaaaggagagagaaacccCCTAAAGATGGTCTGAAGAGGTCAAGGAACCACAATGAGGACGTGGAGAAGACTAGGCACGTGGAGAAGGGGAAGATTAGGTCTGAGGCCAAGGATGGTGAAAAAGAGAAACCTAAAGTGGAAGATGGCACCCAGGAAAGCCAGAAGTCAATCAAGCCCAGCTCTGAGATGGAGAAAGATCCCAGAAAGTCTAAGGAGATAGAGTCACAGTCTGTGAAAGGCAAAGCAATGGAAAAATGTCGATCCAAATCAAAGGAAGATGTGAAGGTTCCGTCCTCATCCAAGGTGGACAAGAAAGCGCCGGGCACGGATGTCAAAAGCAAAGGAGGAGCACCTGCAGGCAAGCCTGACACgttgaaagacagaaaaaaagacccAGGCATGAAGGCACACAGGAGGGGCTCTGAAGAGATCCCAGCAGAAAGGAACGAGGACAAGAGTGCCAAGAAACTTGAGAAGAAGACTAAAATcccagagaagaaaggagaaccCCAAGACGAAGCCAAAGGAATCAAAGGAGACGACAAGTCGGACAAGTCCTCAACGCCGCCCGTGTCCTCGCCCGTTCTTGAGGTGCCAGAGTTCTCCGGGACACCCCCCCAGCCGAAAGACGCGTGCACAGACTCTGATCCCAGCGCCGCCATCGTCACTCCCTCGGTTCCGGATGACACCTACGATGCGCTGAGTGACATCACCCCCGAACCCGACGACGAGGACGATGCCGTGAAGCGGCTGCGTGAGGTGGAACCACGTCTGCCGGCGTCTGAGGCCGACGCTCTCCTCACCCTGGTGGACATCTGCACTTCGGAGGATGCCCGGCTGGTCTCGGTCACAGACGTTGCTGTGGCCGTACAGGGAGACCATAGAGAAGCTACGGCAGCAGATGAAGGACAGTCCTTGCCAGAGCTGGCCTTCCAGGATGCCGACTTGAAGATGAAAGAGGCCGCCCTGACGCTGCTTTCCATGGACCCTGAGAGCATAGTGTCCTCGAGCGTAGCCACACAGGAGGCCGCCGCCCTGGCTCCACAGCAGATGGAAACAGcgccacctggaggaggagagtggcaAGATTCTGTGCATGTGCAGGAAGAGGTGGAAAATGCCACAGACGTGGGATCTCAGCAGATGGATGTTCCTGTGGCAGAACCAGAGGGAaaag ATGCTTCCACTGCTGAGGTAACTGAAATGGTTCTTTCAAATGCACAGTCACTAGCTGAATTGGGGCAACAG aAGGATGTTGGCCCAGGTGAAGAGAGAACGGACCACACCAATGTTAGCCCTGACAAGCCTGAAGAGTCCCTGTCAGTTGACAGTGGGACCCCATCTATGGCTGCAGAAAAGGAGAACGACTCAAAT GTAGAGGAGCTGACTGAAGAGATGGTTGTGGAACCCATGGACCCCAAGATCATGATGGAGAGTGAAAATATGA ATAAAGACCAGGAGGAAACACTGGAGGAAAAAGAAGACCCAGTCGCT GGGAAGGGTCTCCCTCCTGGTCCAGAGGTGGTAAGGGAGAAGAGGCGTGGCCAGCCATCCAAACTGGAAAAACAATCCA GTAATGCATCCAAGTCAGATGGACAAGAAGATGAAAAAGAATCAGACCTGTCTGAAAAG GAGGGGAGAGTAACTCGCAAAAGAAAACTATCAAATCAGAAAACTGGAATGCCCAAGGACTCTG GTGAGGAGAGTAAGGACCAACAGAGCCAGGAGGATCCATCTCCAGAGTCTGTTGAG GAAGGTGACGTAGAGAAGGCCAAGGAGCCCCAAACCCGACGGAGAGGCCGGTCTTCCAAGGCCCCCGTGGAGGAAGACGATCAGCCACCAGAG CCTGGGAAAATAGAGGAGACTCCTACTCGTCGAGGCAGGCGTTCAGGCGCCCAGGCCAAAGAAACGCCCGCAGGCAGTAAGACGAAAGAGAAGAAGGACGAGGAGAAAGCAGGAGAAACCTTGATGGAGAAGCcgcaggagaaagaggag AAAGGCAAGGAGAAGATGGAACCGAAGAAACCTGGCCGGCGTGGAAGACCACCCAAAGCTCAAACTCAACCAGCGGCAACTGAAAACGCAGAGAGATCTGAGTCCAAGGAGACGACTGACGCCT GCAAACCTTCAAGGAAGAGGAAACggtctgagggaggagaggaaacatcAGAG GAGACTCAGCCTGATGAGAAGGAGGTACCGGACGGTGAGACCCAGGAGCAAGAAGAGAAATTGCCCCAGGAGCAAGAAGATAAATCACcccaggagcaggaagagaaccTGCCTCAAGAGGTTAAAG AGAGCCAGTCAGAAGACCAGGAGGAAAGAAAACATGAGGGTCACAGCGAAACTAAAACCGATGAA GGAGAGCAGGACAAAGAGAAGCCTAAAAAAAAGCCAGTCCGAAGGGGAAGGCCCTCCAAGGGAGCGGATGTGACTCAAGATGACCCTG AGAAAAAAGACAAGCCtgatgagaaggagggggaaacaaaagaggaggaggaaggagaggaggaagatgaggagggggagggggaggaggaggaggaaggtgggacGAAGAGGAGAACTACGACGAGGTTGGCAGCCCGTCTGGAGGCTGAGAG GAACAAACCAAGTAAGCCTTCTACCCGGGCTAGTAGACTTGGAGGTAAAGAGGAAAGTGCCGCAAGCACACG TGGAACAAGAGGGCAGGCCGTTGTTACGGCTGCCAAAGGAGGCCGTAAACGGGAAGCTAGTCCCCCGGCGCTGCGCACCAGAGGAGGGCAGAAATCTGAGGAGCCCCCCTCCAAAAGAGCCAAGCGATGA
- the bod1l1 gene encoding biorientation of chromosomes in cell division protein 1-like 1 isoform X2 translates to MAGLPPGDPQLVSMIVNHLKTQGLFDQFRRDCLADVDTKPAYLNLKQRVDNFVSNHLSNHTWSPHLNKNQLRNNIRQLVLQSGMLEQGVDRIVAQVVDPKINHTFRPQVERVVREFLSPGCYVEEPAALPVPDEEKLAHNLPEQASSSAPAGNAMSILDTITTLNQEASSWASSSGEKNRKGGLEEPMLDLEEGEQDMNVVEEGEEDQEETGEEDLMLLSDFHAMDVKKEDVELTDSERERLTEMKTEEEEVGTPELADEGKDKVDSKISGTPKEEGQTLDVDPLRSPSEKHHMKQKARERLKEEYSLEDSDLEGLSDITVSSVHTSDLSSFEEESDDELPPSDSSEDGEVSSDGDKEEKKQTCTDNEEDKERKPRRQAYVHKPFLYSRYYSDSDDEVTVEQRRRSAAKDKEERLLKRQQNRERMEEKRKQRAAQLEEQNKRRQETASLSLEGPRAKEARKERKVLEKKMALSRKRKRDSRKEGDTFIKKKGDSECEYAKKEEGKAGTSKSSQPKSIRKVSESASLDERRRRKSGSTSEDSADPRKAADRSRTHSFILDLEQGLEESLKQRSAGKFDRQSRKELHPRERKDKERSLSDERAKPKQKSEKRVEGDGEESQQKELKVSSDDKGEKKIKVKSDKRTLGMGREARASVSESVCEEGSHKDAKKGKGTAVDATKVDKEREKDKEKGKEKDKAKEKDKTKGEKASAKSDLRQLLRDSTGSSEERSDMEPGPDNIKRREKPPKDGLKRSRNHNEDVEKTRHVEKGKIRSEAKDGEKEKPKVEDGTQESQKSIKPSSEMEKDPRKSKEIESQSVKGKAMEKCRSKSKEDVKVPSSSKVDKKAPGTDVKSKGGAPAGKPDTLKDRKKDPGMKAHRRGSEEIPAERNEDKSAKKLEKKTKIPEKKGEPQDEAKGIKGDDKSDKSSTPPVSSPVLEVPEFSGTPPQPKDACTDSDPSAAIVTPSVPDDTYDALSDITPEPDDEDDAVKRLREVEPRLPASEADALLTLVDICTSEDARLVSVTDVAVAVQGDHREATAADEGQSLPELAFQDADLKMKEAALTLLSMDPESIVSSSVATQEAAALAPQQMETAPPGGGEWQDSVHVQEEVENATDVGSQQMDVPVAEPEGKDASTAEVTEMVLSNAQSLAELGQQKDVGPGEERTDHTNVSPDKPEESLSVDSGTPSMAAEKENDSNVEELTEEMVVEPMDPKIMMESENMNKDQEETLEEKEDPVAGKGLPPGPEVVREKRRGQPSKLEKQSSNASKSDGQEDEKESDLSEKEGRVTRKRKLSNQKTGMPKDSGEESKDQQSQEDPSPESVEEGDVEKAKEPQTRRRGRSSKAPVEEDDQPPEPGKIEETPTRRGRRSGAQAKETPAGSKTKEKKDEEKAGETLMEKPQEKEEKGKEKMEPKKPGRRGRPPKAQTQPAATENAERSESKETTDACKPSRKRKRSEGGEETSEETQPDEKEVPDGETQEQEEKLPQEQEDKSPQEQEENLPQEVKESQSEDQEERKHEGHSGEQDKEKPKKKPVRRGRPSKGADVTQDDPEKKDKPDEKEGETKEEEEGEEEDEEGEGEEEEEGGTKRRTTTRLAARLEAERNKPSKPSTRASRLGGKEESAASTRGTRGQAVVTAAKGGRKREASPPALRTRGGQKSEEPPSKRAKR, encoded by the exons ATGGCTGGTTTACCACCAGGAGACCCGCAGCTGGTATCCATGATCGTCAACCATTTAAAAACTCAAGGTCTCTTCGACCAATTCAGAAGAGACTGCCTTGCAGATGTGGATACAAAG CCTGCCTACCTGAATTTAAAACAACGAGTGGACAACTTTGTTTCTAACCACCTCTCTAACCACACATGGAGTCCTCACTTGAACAAAAATCAACTGCGAAACAACATCAGGCAATTGGTCCTTCA GTCTGGAATGCTAGAGCAGGGAGTAGACAGGATAGTGGCACAGGTAGTGGATCCCAAAATCAACCATACCTTTAGGCCTCAGGTAGAAAGAGTGGTCCGGGAATTCCTGTCACCTGGTTGTTATGTCGAGGAACCAGCTGCCCTACCTGTACCCGATGAGGAGAAGCTTGCCCACAACCTACCTGAGCAAG CCTCTTCTTCTGCCCCTGCTGGAAATGCCATGTCCATCCTGGATACCATAACCACCCTTAACCAGGAAGCCAGCTCCTGGGCCAGTTCCAGTGGGGAGAAAAATCGCAAGGGGGGCTTGGAGGAGCCGATGCTGGATTTggaggagggggaacaggaCATGAATGTTGTTGAGGAAGGGGAAGAAGAccaagaggagacaggagaagaagatCTGATGCTTTTGTCAGATTTCCACGCTATGGATGTCAAAAAGGAGGATGTAGAGCTGACGGACTCAGAGAGGGAGCGATTGACTGAGATgaagactgaggaggaggaggttgggaCTCCTGAACTGGCAGACGAGGGTAAAGACAAAGTTGACAGCAAGATCTCAGGAACGCCCAAAGAAGAAGGGCAGACACTAGATGTTGATCCACTCAGATCTCCCAGTGAGAAACACCATATGAAACAAAAGGCCAGAGAGAGGCTTAAAGAAG aatACTCTTTGGAAGACTCTGACCTCGAAGGCCTCAGTGACATCACTGTCAGCTCCGTCCACACCAGTGACCTGTCTTCATTTGAGGAGGAGAGCGACGATGAGTTACCACCATCTGACTCCTCGGAGGATGGTGAAGTGTCGTCCGATG GTGACAAGGAAGAGAAAAAGCAGACCTGTACAGACAATGAGGAAGACAAGGAGCGTAAACCTCGTCGACAGGCATACGTCCACAAACCCTTCCTCTACTCGCGTTACTATAGCGACTCAGATGACGAAGTCACTGTGGAGCAGCGTCGGCGGTCGGCA GCGaaagacaaggaggagaggtTGCTCAAGAGACAACAGAATAGGGAGCGAATGGAGGAGAAGCGTAAACAGAGGGCGGCTCAACTGGAAGAACAGA ACAAGAGAAGGCAGGAGACGGCATCCCTCAGTCTGGAGGGACCCAGGGCCAAGGAAGCTCGCAAGGAAAGGAAGGTTCTGGAAAAGAAAATGGCCCTCAGTCGGAAGAGAAAACGGGACTCGAG GAAAGAAGGAGATACTTTCATCAAGAAGAAAGGAGATTCAGAGTGTGAATATGCCAAGAAGgaa GAAGGAAAGGCTGGGACTTCAAAGAGCTCGCAACCAAAGTCTATCAGAAAGGTTTCAGAGTCTGCATCATTAGACGAGAGGCGCAGAAGGAAGAGCGGTAGCACTTCGGAAGACTCCGCCGATCCGAGAAAGGCGGCCGACAGAAGTCGTACGCACTCCTTCATCCTGGACTTGGAGCAGGGCTTGGAAGAGTCGCTCAAGCAGCGCTCTGCGGGGAAGTTTGACCGTCAGTCTCGCAAAGAGCTGCACCCCAGAGAGCGCAAAGACAAGGAGCGCAGTCTCTCTGACGAGCGTGCCAAGCCCAAGCAGAAGTCAGAGAAGAGGGTTgaaggggatggggaggagtcTCAGCAGAAGGAGCTTAAAGTCTCCTCGGATGACAAAGGGGAGAAGAAGATCAAGGTCAAAAGTGACAAAAGAACTTTAGGGATGGGCAGGGAGGCTCGGGCGTCTGTGTCGGAGAGTGTCTGTGAGGAAGGCTCTCACAAAGACGCGAAAAAGGGGAAGGGGACTGCTGTAGACGCTACCAAAGTagacaaggagagggagaaagacaaagagaagggTAAGGAGAAAGACAAGGCCAAAGAGAAGGATAAGACGAAAGGAGAGAAGGCTTCCGCGAAAAGCGACTTGAGGCAGCTGCTCAGAGACTCGACTGGTTCGTCTGAGGAACGATCTGACATGGAGCCAGGACCTGACAATatcaaaaggagagagaaacccCCTAAAGATGGTCTGAAGAGGTCAAGGAACCACAATGAGGACGTGGAGAAGACTAGGCACGTGGAGAAGGGGAAGATTAGGTCTGAGGCCAAGGATGGTGAAAAAGAGAAACCTAAAGTGGAAGATGGCACCCAGGAAAGCCAGAAGTCAATCAAGCCCAGCTCTGAGATGGAGAAAGATCCCAGAAAGTCTAAGGAGATAGAGTCACAGTCTGTGAAAGGCAAAGCAATGGAAAAATGTCGATCCAAATCAAAGGAAGATGTGAAGGTTCCGTCCTCATCCAAGGTGGACAAGAAAGCGCCGGGCACGGATGTCAAAAGCAAAGGAGGAGCACCTGCAGGCAAGCCTGACACgttgaaagacagaaaaaaagacccAGGCATGAAGGCACACAGGAGGGGCTCTGAAGAGATCCCAGCAGAAAGGAACGAGGACAAGAGTGCCAAGAAACTTGAGAAGAAGACTAAAATcccagagaagaaaggagaaccCCAAGACGAAGCCAAAGGAATCAAAGGAGACGACAAGTCGGACAAGTCCTCAACGCCGCCCGTGTCCTCGCCCGTTCTTGAGGTGCCAGAGTTCTCCGGGACACCCCCCCAGCCGAAAGACGCGTGCACAGACTCTGATCCCAGCGCCGCCATCGTCACTCCCTCGGTTCCGGATGACACCTACGATGCGCTGAGTGACATCACCCCCGAACCCGACGACGAGGACGATGCCGTGAAGCGGCTGCGTGAGGTGGAACCACGTCTGCCGGCGTCTGAGGCCGACGCTCTCCTCACCCTGGTGGACATCTGCACTTCGGAGGATGCCCGGCTGGTCTCGGTCACAGACGTTGCTGTGGCCGTACAGGGAGACCATAGAGAAGCTACGGCAGCAGATGAAGGACAGTCCTTGCCAGAGCTGGCCTTCCAGGATGCCGACTTGAAGATGAAAGAGGCCGCCCTGACGCTGCTTTCCATGGACCCTGAGAGCATAGTGTCCTCGAGCGTAGCCACACAGGAGGCCGCCGCCCTGGCTCCACAGCAGATGGAAACAGcgccacctggaggaggagagtggcaAGATTCTGTGCATGTGCAGGAAGAGGTGGAAAATGCCACAGACGTGGGATCTCAGCAGATGGATGTTCCTGTGGCAGAACCAGAGGGAaaag ATGCTTCCACTGCTGAGGTAACTGAAATGGTTCTTTCAAATGCACAGTCACTAGCTGAATTGGGGCAACAG aAGGATGTTGGCCCAGGTGAAGAGAGAACGGACCACACCAATGTTAGCCCTGACAAGCCTGAAGAGTCCCTGTCAGTTGACAGTGGGACCCCATCTATGGCTGCAGAAAAGGAGAACGACTCAAAT GTAGAGGAGCTGACTGAAGAGATGGTTGTGGAACCCATGGACCCCAAGATCATGATGGAGAGTGAAAATATGA ATAAAGACCAGGAGGAAACACTGGAGGAAAAAGAAGACCCAGTCGCT GGGAAGGGTCTCCCTCCTGGTCCAGAGGTGGTAAGGGAGAAGAGGCGTGGCCAGCCATCCAAACTGGAAAAACAATCCA GTAATGCATCCAAGTCAGATGGACAAGAAGATGAAAAAGAATCAGACCTGTCTGAAAAG GAGGGGAGAGTAACTCGCAAAAGAAAACTATCAAATCAGAAAACTGGAATGCCCAAGGACTCTG GTGAGGAGAGTAAGGACCAACAGAGCCAGGAGGATCCATCTCCAGAGTCTGTTGAG GAAGGTGACGTAGAGAAGGCCAAGGAGCCCCAAACCCGACGGAGAGGCCGGTCTTCCAAGGCCCCCGTGGAGGAAGACGATCAGCCACCAGAG CCTGGGAAAATAGAGGAGACTCCTACTCGTCGAGGCAGGCGTTCAGGCGCCCAGGCCAAAGAAACGCCCGCAGGCAGTAAGACGAAAGAGAAGAAGGACGAGGAGAAAGCAGGAGAAACCTTGATGGAGAAGCcgcaggagaaagaggag AAAGGCAAGGAGAAGATGGAACCGAAGAAACCTGGCCGGCGTGGAAGACCACCCAAAGCTCAAACTCAACCAGCGGCAACTGAAAACGCAGAGAGATCTGAGTCCAAGGAGACGACTGACGCCT GCAAACCTTCAAGGAAGAGGAAACggtctgagggaggagaggaaacatcAGAG GAGACTCAGCCTGATGAGAAGGAGGTACCGGACGGTGAGACCCAGGAGCAAGAAGAGAAATTGCCCCAGGAGCAAGAAGATAAATCACcccaggagcaggaagagaaccTGCCTCAAGAGGTTAAAG AGAGCCAGTCAGAAGACCAGGAGGAAAGAAAACATGAGGGTCACAGC GGAGAGCAGGACAAAGAGAAGCCTAAAAAAAAGCCAGTCCGAAGGGGAAGGCCCTCCAAGGGAGCGGATGTGACTCAAGATGACCCTG AGAAAAAAGACAAGCCtgatgagaaggagggggaaacaaaagaggaggaggaaggagaggaggaagatgaggagggggagggggaggaggaggaggaaggtgggacGAAGAGGAGAACTACGACGAGGTTGGCAGCCCGTCTGGAGGCTGAGAG GAACAAACCAAGTAAGCCTTCTACCCGGGCTAGTAGACTTGGAGGTAAAGAGGAAAGTGCCGCAAGCACACG TGGAACAAGAGGGCAGGCCGTTGTTACGGCTGCCAAAGGAGGCCGTAAACGGGAAGCTAGTCCCCCGGCGCTGCGCACCAGAGGAGGGCAGAAATCTGAGGAGCCCCCCTCCAAAAGAGCCAAGCGATGA
- the nkx3-2 gene encoding homeobox protein Nkx-3.2: protein MAVRSNSIMPFSIQAILNKKENSRHGLTELDMCFSKNACWKIFGEMDNGPEDLANACRSDKGTCVPSDHKSYDSDSGLSDDNHSNTIAICKPEKDRDRAADVLEESLQEETDHESTAVENAKGISDCEPSVSDSNNVDEASCDKSTDQPKQRKKRSRAAFSHAQVFELERRFNHQRYLSGPERADLAASLKLTETQVKIWFQNRRYKTKRRQMAADLLASAPAAKKVAVKVLVRDDQRQYSPGELLRPPLLSLQPSYYYPYAYCLPAWTLSACAGNQ, encoded by the exons ATGGCCGTTCGCAGCAACTCTATTATGCCATTCTCCATCCAAGCCATTCtgaacaaaaaagaaaacagtcGTCATGGCTTGACAGAATTGGACATGTGCTTCTCAAAGAATGCTTGTTGGAAAATATTCGGGGAAATGGATAATGGGCCAGAGGATTTAGCCAACGCGTGTAGAAGTGACAAGGGGACTTGCGTGCCCAGCGACCATAAAAGTTATGACTCGGATTCGGGTCTCAGCGACGACAATCACAGCAATACCATTGCCATTTGCAAgccagagaaagacagggaccGAGCTGCGGACGTACTGGAGGAGAGTTTGCAAGAAGAAACGGACCACGAGTCCACTGCCGTCGAAAACGCTAAGGGAATCAGTGACTGTGAGCCTAGTGTTTCGG ATTCCAACAACGTAGACGAGGCCAGTTGTGATAAAAGTACAGATCAACCTAAACAGAGGAAGAAGCGCTCCCGAGCTGCCTTCTCTCACGCTCAAGTGTTCGAACTAGAACGGCGGTTCAATCACCAGAGATACCTATCCGGACCAGAGAGAGCAGACCTGGCTGCCTCTTTGAAGCTCACAGAGACTCAAGTCAAAATATGGTTCCAAAACCGCAGATATAAAACGAAACGTCGTCAAATGGCTGCAGATTTGCTGGCATCGGCCCCTGCAGCCAAGAAAGTGGCTGTGAAAGTTTTAGTCCGTGACGACCAGAGACAGTACAGTCCCGGGGAACTACTGCGGCCTCCACTTCTGTCCCTCCAGCCGTCGTATTACTATCCCTACGCCTATTGCCTTCCTGCATGGACACTCTCCGCTTGTGCTGGGAATCAATGA